One window of Tenacibaculum maritimum NCIMB 2154 genomic DNA carries:
- a CDS encoding DUF4197 domain-containing protein, with the protein MINRVLILLVFVFQFSGCAELQKVVNQATQMQGGAVSQAQIGNGLRQALDNGIQHQVSKLTAKDGFYRNELVKIILPEELQVVDKGLRKVGLNKIADEGIKVLNRAAEDAVKTATPIFVSAVKGITFADAKNILLGEKNAATTYLQGKTNTALYHQFAPVIKRSFAKVAADKIWENLINKYNNIPFVKKVNPNLTDYVTKKALEGVFTMIAVEEKGIREKVGLRNTALLRQVFALQDKY; encoded by the coding sequence ATGATAAATAGAGTTTTAATATTACTAGTATTCGTATTTCAATTTTCTGGATGTGCAGAATTACAGAAGGTAGTGAATCAAGCAACTCAAATGCAAGGAGGAGCTGTAAGCCAAGCGCAAATAGGAAATGGATTGCGTCAAGCTTTAGATAATGGTATTCAACACCAAGTATCTAAGTTAACAGCAAAAGATGGTTTTTATAGAAATGAATTGGTAAAAATTATATTACCAGAGGAATTGCAGGTGGTAGATAAAGGATTACGTAAAGTAGGATTGAATAAGATTGCAGATGAAGGTATAAAAGTATTAAATAGGGCAGCAGAAGATGCGGTAAAAACAGCAACCCCTATTTTTGTAAGTGCAGTAAAAGGAATCACATTTGCAGATGCTAAGAATATTTTGCTTGGAGAAAAGAATGCAGCTACTACTTATTTGCAAGGAAAAACGAATACAGCTTTGTACCATCAGTTTGCACCCGTAATTAAAAGATCTTTTGCAAAGGTAGCAGCAGATAAAATATGGGAAAATTTGATAAACAAGTACAATAACATACCATTTGTAAAGAAGGTAAATCCTAATTTAACAGATTATGTAACCAAAAAAGCATTAGAAGGAGTATTTACGATGATAGCAGTGGAAGAAAAAGGGATTCGAGAGAAGGTAGGCTTACGAAATACGGCCTTGTTACGCCAAGTTTTTGCTTTACAGGATAAATATTAA
- a CDS encoding DUF5522 domain-containing protein produces the protein MFKQRIELEKDDYYLNEDGYKVFTEKYHLKRGYCCKSGCRHCPYGYDKRTDRFK, from the coding sequence ATGTTTAAACAACGAATAGAATTAGAAAAGGACGATTACTATCTGAATGAAGATGGATATAAAGTTTTTACAGAAAAATATCATTTAAAAAGGGGGTATTGTTGTAAAAGTGGTTGTAGGCACTGCCCTTATGGGTATGATAAGAGAACGGATCGTTTTAAATGA
- a CDS encoding DUF4136 domain-containing protein, translated as MKLVKLFLVPILLLIMSSCSSVRVATDYDTKVNFDKYKTFAFYKKGIDKASISDLDKKRIMRAIESELLAKGMTKSSNPDILISLFTKSRERVNITDNSFNGFYYPWYYGVNPVTVSQYTEGTLFIDLIEAKNKELVWQGIGTGALRMHNIEKKEARIKEFVAKIMSEYPPHHKK; from the coding sequence ATGAAGTTAGTAAAATTATTTTTAGTGCCTATACTACTTTTGATAATGAGCTCTTGCAGTTCGGTTAGAGTTGCAACAGATTATGATACAAAGGTGAATTTTGATAAGTATAAAACATTTGCTTTTTATAAAAAAGGAATTGATAAAGCTTCTATTTCTGATTTGGATAAAAAAAGAATTATGAGGGCCATTGAAAGCGAGTTATTAGCGAAAGGAATGACAAAATCTTCAAATCCAGATATTTTAATAAGTTTGTTTACCAAGTCGCGTGAGCGAGTAAACATAACAGATAACAGTTTTAATGGTTTCTACTATCCTTGGTATTATGGAGTGAATCCAGTAACAGTCTCGCAATACACCGAAGGAACATTATTTATTGATTTGATAGAAGCTAAGAACAAAGAATTGGTGTGGCAAGGTATAGGAACAGGAGCTTTACGAATGCATAATATAGAAAAGAAAGAAGCCCGTATAAAAGAGTTCGTAGCAAAAATAATGAGTGAGTACCCTCCTCATCACAAAAAATAA
- a CDS encoding methylmalonyl-CoA mutase family protein: MEQIAPYKPTYKVRIVTAASLFDGHDAAINIMRRIIQSTGVEVIHLGHDRSVEEVVNCAIQEDANAIAMTSYQGGHTEYFKYMYDLLKEKGAGHIKIFGGGGGVILPEEIKELMDYGITRIYSPDDGRELGLQGMINDLVKTSDFPIGNELQDEVNSLSKKEIGSIARIISAAENFPEVAKKALDVIHEKNKNTTTPVLGITGTGGAGKSSLVDELVRRFLMDFPEKTIGLISVDPSKRKTGGALLGDRIRMNAINNKRVYMRSLATRQSNLALSKYVNEAVEVLKAAEFDLIVLETSGIGQSDTEIIEHSDTSLYVMTPEFGAATQLEKIDMLDFADLVAINKFDKRGALDAIRDVKKQYMRNNNLWEVSMDDLPVFGTIASQFNDPGMNTLYKRIMDKLVEKTGADLTSKMEITKEMSEKIFVIPPSRVRYLSEIAENNRTYDKKVHQQVNVAQKLYGIYQTITSIVNFPIEITKAGFNENAILTNNTIKEEEVFLKLLLAQFEKVKLNLDPHNWEIILNWQEKVQKYKNPVYTFKVRDKEIKIATHTKSLAHSQIPKVALPKYQAWGDLLRWNLQENVPGEFPYASGLYPFKRTGEDPTRMFAGEGGPERTNRRFHYVSLGMPAKRLSTAFDSVTLYGNDPGHRPDIYGKIGNAGVSICCLDDAKKLYAGFDLSHPMTSVSMTINGPAPMLLGFFMNAAIDQNCEKYIKTHGLEAEVEAKFKEIYDSKGLDRPKYQGELPEGNNGLGLMLLGLTGDMILPTETYAQIKTATLAQVRGTVQADILKEDQAQNTCIFSTEFALRLMGDVQEYFIEKQVRNFYSVSISGYHIAEAGANPITQLALTLANGFTYVEYYLSRGMDIDKFGPNLSFFFSNGIDPEYSVIGRVARKIWAKALKYKYNANSRAQMLKYHIQTSGRSLHAQEIDFNDIRTTLQALYAIYDNCNSLHTNAYDEAITTPTEESVRRAMAIQLIINKELGLAKNENPIQGSFIIEELTDLVEAAVLEEFDRITERGGVLGAMETMYQRSKIQEESLYYETLKHTGEFPIIGVNTFLSSKGSPTVQPAEVIRATEEEKQFQIQTKELLHKTNTQKVEEQLAILQEAAIQNENLFDKLMEATKYCSLGQITQALFKVGGQYRRNM; encoded by the coding sequence ATGGAACAAATAGCACCTTATAAACCCACCTATAAAGTAAGAATAGTAACAGCAGCATCACTTTTTGATGGCCATGATGCGGCTATTAATATTATGCGAAGAATTATTCAATCAACAGGCGTTGAAGTAATTCACTTAGGACATGATAGAAGCGTAGAAGAAGTAGTCAATTGTGCCATTCAAGAAGATGCCAATGCTATTGCCATGACTTCATACCAAGGGGGACATACTGAATATTTTAAATATATGTATGATTTGCTAAAAGAAAAAGGAGCAGGCCATATTAAAATATTTGGAGGTGGCGGAGGAGTCATTCTTCCCGAAGAGATTAAAGAATTAATGGATTATGGTATTACCCGTATTTATTCTCCTGATGATGGGCGTGAACTAGGATTGCAAGGAATGATTAATGATTTGGTAAAAACTTCTGATTTTCCTATTGGAAACGAGCTACAAGACGAGGTAAATTCTCTTTCCAAAAAAGAAATAGGAAGCATTGCTAGAATTATTTCCGCAGCAGAAAACTTTCCTGAGGTTGCAAAAAAAGCCTTAGATGTCATACATGAGAAAAATAAGAATACAACAACTCCTGTTTTAGGAATTACAGGAACTGGCGGAGCAGGAAAATCATCATTAGTTGACGAATTAGTTCGAAGGTTCTTGATGGATTTTCCTGAAAAAACCATTGGGTTAATTTCTGTGGATCCTTCTAAACGAAAAACAGGTGGAGCCTTACTAGGAGATCGTATCCGTATGAATGCGATTAATAACAAGCGTGTTTATATGCGTTCGCTTGCTACCCGTCAATCAAATTTAGCTCTATCTAAATACGTAAATGAAGCTGTTGAAGTTTTAAAAGCTGCCGAATTTGACCTAATTGTATTAGAAACTTCTGGAATTGGGCAATCTGATACAGAAATTATAGAGCATTCTGATACATCTTTATATGTCATGACTCCCGAATTTGGAGCTGCGACACAACTGGAAAAAATTGACATGCTCGATTTTGCGGACTTAGTTGCTATTAATAAATTTGATAAACGTGGTGCTTTAGATGCTATACGCGATGTAAAGAAACAATACATGAGAAATAACAATCTATGGGAAGTTTCTATGGATGATTTGCCTGTTTTTGGTACAATTGCTTCTCAGTTTAATGATCCTGGAATGAATACGTTATACAAACGTATTATGGATAAATTGGTTGAAAAAACAGGTGCTGACCTAACATCAAAAATGGAAATTACAAAAGAAATGTCTGAAAAAATATTTGTAATTCCTCCAAGTAGAGTTCGTTATTTATCTGAAATAGCAGAGAACAATAGAACATACGATAAAAAAGTACATCAGCAAGTGAATGTTGCTCAAAAACTCTATGGTATTTACCAAACCATAACTTCGATTGTAAATTTTCCTATAGAAATTACCAAAGCTGGTTTCAATGAGAATGCTATTTTAACTAACAATACCATTAAAGAGGAGGAAGTATTTTTAAAGCTCTTATTAGCTCAATTTGAAAAAGTTAAACTAAATCTCGATCCTCACAATTGGGAAATTATTTTAAACTGGCAAGAAAAAGTTCAAAAGTATAAGAATCCTGTTTATACTTTTAAAGTACGCGATAAAGAAATTAAAATAGCTACACACACCAAATCACTTGCTCACTCTCAAATTCCAAAAGTAGCCCTACCAAAATACCAAGCTTGGGGAGATCTGTTACGTTGGAACTTGCAAGAAAATGTTCCTGGGGAATTTCCTTACGCTTCAGGATTGTACCCTTTTAAAAGGACTGGGGAAGATCCTACAAGGATGTTTGCAGGTGAAGGCGGCCCTGAACGAACAAACAGGCGCTTTCATTATGTAAGTTTAGGCATGCCTGCAAAGCGTTTATCGACTGCTTTTGATAGTGTTACTCTTTATGGAAACGATCCTGGTCATAGGCCTGATATTTATGGCAAAATTGGAAATGCTGGTGTTTCTATTTGCTGTTTAGACGATGCTAAAAAATTGTATGCTGGTTTTGATTTAAGCCACCCTATGACTTCTGTTTCTATGACTATTAATGGGCCTGCTCCAATGCTACTTGGGTTCTTTATGAATGCCGCTATTGACCAAAATTGCGAAAAGTATATCAAAACACATGGTTTAGAGGCGGAAGTAGAAGCCAAATTTAAAGAAATTTATGATTCGAAGGGCTTAGATAGACCAAAATACCAAGGAGAACTTCCCGAAGGAAATAATGGCTTAGGATTGATGCTACTCGGCTTAACTGGTGATATGATATTACCTACTGAAACCTATGCCCAAATTAAAACGGCTACCTTAGCACAAGTCCGCGGAACAGTGCAGGCTGATATTTTAAAAGAAGATCAAGCACAAAATACCTGCATTTTTTCTACAGAATTTGCACTTCGATTAATGGGAGATGTGCAAGAGTATTTTATTGAAAAACAAGTTCGTAACTTCTACTCTGTTTCTATTTCAGGATACCATATTGCAGAAGCTGGAGCCAATCCTATTACGCAATTAGCATTAACCTTAGCAAATGGATTTACTTATGTTGAATATTATTTGTCCCGTGGTATGGACATTGACAAGTTTGGCCCTAATCTTTCCTTCTTTTTTTCCAACGGAATTGACCCTGAATATTCGGTAATTGGTAGAGTTGCCCGTAAAATTTGGGCAAAAGCATTAAAATATAAATACAATGCTAATTCAAGAGCTCAAATGTTAAAATACCATATTCAAACTTCTGGCCGATCACTACACGCTCAAGAAATTGACTTCAATGATATTCGTACTACTTTACAAGCGTTGTATGCTATTTACGATAACTGTAATTCTTTGCATACAAATGCCTACGATGAAGCCATTACCACTCCTACCGAAGAATCAGTACGTAGGGCTATGGCTATTCAGTTAATTATTAACAAAGAATTGGGGTTAGCTAAAAATGAAAATCCAATTCAAGGTTCTTTTATTATTGAAGAACTTACAGACTTAGTGGAAGCTGCTGTTTTAGAGGAGTTTGATAGAATTACAGAGCGCGGCGGAGTTTTAGGTGCTATGGAAACCATGTACCAACGTTCTAAGATACAAGAGGAAAGCTTGTACTACGAAACGCTAAAACATACAGGAGAATTCCCCATTATTGGCGTAAACACCTTCCTTAGCTCTAAGGGTTCTCCTACTGTACAACCTGCAGAAGTTATACGCGCAACAGAAGAAGAAAAGCAATTCCAAATTCAAACAAAAGAATTACTTCACAAAACCAATACCCAAAAAGTAGAAGAGCAATTGGCTATTTTACAAGAAGCTGCTATTCAAAATGAAAATTTATTTGATAAATTAATGGAAGCTACTAAATACTGCTCTCTCGGTCAAATTACGCAAGCTTTATTTAAGGTAGGTGGTCAGTATAGACGAAATATGTAA
- a CDS encoding TIGR01777 family oxidoreductase: MKIVIAGGNGYLGKLLVNEFKKEKENIIYILTRTQQVNIDNVHFLCWDGVSKGYWTQFLEGADVLINLAGTSVNCSYTVKNKKAIYQSRIESTSLLCKVVQRLKHPPKVFIQTSSATIYKHSEKKLMKEKDGDIGTDFSMDVCKKWEAVFNTYRFPKTKKIITRTAIVLGNKGGAFPLMKRMAKFGLGGRQGKGSQFISWVTERDYVRAIKFLINKEEGIYNLCVPNPIRNVDFQKKLRRKLGVYFYINLPYWLLKIGAIVMRTETELLLKSRKVFPEKLLQQGFQFEEDQMDSFYANIFKK, translated from the coding sequence ATGAAAATAGTAATCGCTGGGGGAAATGGATATTTGGGAAAGTTGCTCGTAAATGAATTTAAAAAAGAAAAAGAAAATATTATTTATATACTGACTAGAACGCAGCAAGTAAATATTGATAATGTGCATTTTTTATGTTGGGATGGGGTTTCAAAAGGGTATTGGACACAATTTTTAGAAGGAGCGGACGTATTAATAAATCTAGCAGGTACATCAGTAAACTGTAGTTATACAGTAAAAAATAAGAAAGCTATTTACCAGAGTAGAATAGAAAGTACGTCGTTATTGTGTAAAGTTGTTCAACGTTTGAAGCATCCTCCTAAGGTATTTATCCAGACTTCCTCAGCAACTATTTATAAGCATTCAGAAAAGAAATTAATGAAAGAAAAAGATGGAGATATAGGAACAGATTTTTCAATGGATGTGTGTAAAAAATGGGAGGCAGTATTTAATACTTACAGGTTTCCAAAAACAAAGAAAATTATAACCAGAACAGCAATTGTACTAGGAAATAAAGGAGGGGCTTTTCCATTGATGAAGAGAATGGCAAAATTTGGTTTAGGAGGAAGGCAAGGAAAAGGGAGTCAGTTTATAAGTTGGGTTACAGAAAGAGATTATGTAAGAGCCATTAAATTTTTAATAAATAAAGAAGAAGGAATTTATAATTTGTGTGTGCCAAACCCGATAAGAAATGTAGATTTTCAAAAAAAACTAAGGAGAAAACTAGGAGTTTATTTTTATATAAATCTTCCGTATTGGTTATTGAAAATAGGAGCTATTGTTATGAGAACAGAAACAGAATTACTTTTAAAAAGTAGAAAGGTGTTTCCTGAAAAGTTATTGCAGCAAGGTTTTCAGTTTGAAGAGGATCAAATGGATAGTTTTTACGCCAATATTTTTAAAAAGTAG
- a CDS encoding GbsR/MarR family transcriptional regulator — MNLEDAKLKYIHTWGSLATNWGINKTMAQVHALLLVSTTPLSAENIMEALKISRGNVNMNVRALIDWGIVRKEFIAGERKEFFVADKDIWELFKQITKERKKREIEPVLKILQELQDEVEETSEEVTKFKKVMRDLSSVTTKVNGILDKVIKADEHWLLSNFTKIIKR; from the coding sequence ATGAACTTAGAAGATGCAAAGTTAAAGTACATTCATACCTGGGGGAGTTTAGCGACGAATTGGGGAATTAATAAAACAATGGCACAAGTACACGCTTTATTGTTAGTTTCAACAACGCCTTTATCTGCTGAGAATATCATGGAAGCACTTAAAATATCTAGAGGTAATGTGAATATGAATGTAAGAGCTTTGATAGATTGGGGAATTGTAAGAAAGGAGTTCATAGCAGGAGAGAGAAAGGAGTTTTTTGTAGCAGATAAAGATATTTGGGAACTGTTTAAGCAAATTACCAAGGAGCGAAAAAAGAGAGAAATAGAACCCGTTTTAAAAATTTTACAAGAACTTCAAGATGAGGTGGAAGAAACTTCAGAAGAAGTTACAAAGTTTAAAAAAGTAATGCGTGATTTGTCATCGGTAACAACGAAGGTAAATGGAATTTTAGATAAAGTAATAAAAGCTGATGAACATTGGTTATTATCTAATTTTACTAAAATTATAAAGCGATAA
- a CDS encoding M14 family metallopeptidase: MSKIPLFILCLFLNGLLFSQQHSKRIIIKNPTRKIQQTLIKNGIDLRCGAVHKANSLQLEVSQKELFILEKEKIPYNILIENVTSFYKERISEDLPKAIHDLQQRKERNNLNKRNSSSTNANSSLQYNDCNEVDWTVPNNFNLGSMGGCLTVSETIAELDEMHAKFPHLISAKLDASPTHQKTYGKKEGTTTWEGQTIYYVRITGNQNIPEGSKPQILYTSMIHSREVSSLMSNIYFMWYLLENYETDTAIKNLVDTNELYFIPIVNPDGLKLNEEIAPNGGGMQRKNLRPDNGGSGVDLNRNFDYFWGNAGSGSSGYPGSESYRGPAPFSEPESQILRDFVLNKNFKVCLMNHSFANAIPHPYGGNPTFASGREDEMHKWHEDMTKYNRYISGATIFSPANGVADDWMVGGNPDANGAIGSGKKILSTTPEHGSSGFWPSPSEIVPIAKRAVRIYLMSAYQAGKYAKLHDLTQSDINTLNSNITFGIERIGQTPSNFTLSVTPISNNISTITSPSTISGLDILTQQKVTAKLTLNNTISPNDKIAYNVTLSNEDGVFYNANFEKYYQPAILLNDNPDTNGLSNWNSNGWVSTTSDAFSGSTALRSNSSSPYPNNNTSLLTSKDSYNFSNNSKTIVQFYAKWDIERNFDFVELQASTNGTNWQSLCGNYNKPNATLSSNNSHSQKSNTSQSFQETNSSGRVYDGDQMDTWIMEEIVIDSNNNNFLFNATNVFFRFRFKSDANNKKESYSTTYDGYFIDDFKIIGINLPCEVSTPKDIITTNVSSNNITLKWNGPTSAKYDLRYRKMNALQWTSVTDIENTLYTITNLLPTTTYEVQVRSKCNTNTSLYAPPINITTTSVNYCNSKGITVSDEYIQKVTLGTIDNASEGEGYGNFTAINTTIQKGTSNTITIVPKWTGSTYNEGYGVWIDYNQDGDFSDNGETIITKPPSKNTSINASFVVPSFALSGNTRMRVSMKYNATPTACETTFQYGEVEDYTVNIANLQPDTIAPTPPSNLSANTIEATSLVLNWTPSTDNIKVSEYEIYQENRKIASVENTTYNVTGLTPKTTYDFYVIAKDIASNSSTPSNLISIETLGNEINYCKSKGNRVSYEWVDYVSFGGMTNSTAANSGYADFTSKIATIAKETTTTLTVSAGFASSAYSEAFTVWIDYNQNGVFETSEKVMSNSSKSATYRTSEVTIPASARVGKTRMRVSMKYNGSPDPCENFEDGEVEDYTVNIIDAQQKTIHYNTTAGMHLKVSPNPTNSSIIVTGIHSKNARFTIVNLMGQPIKFGAIKNKQMIHLTDLKKGIYLLKISNNGKGMVQKIIKK, encoded by the coding sequence ATGAGCAAAATCCCCCTATTCATTTTATGCTTATTCCTTAATGGACTTTTATTTTCTCAACAACATAGTAAAAGAATTATTATTAAAAATCCAACTCGTAAAATTCAACAAACTTTAATTAAAAATGGAATAGATCTCAGATGCGGCGCTGTTCATAAAGCAAACAGCCTTCAATTGGAAGTTTCTCAAAAAGAACTTTTTATCTTAGAAAAAGAGAAAATTCCTTACAATATACTCATTGAAAATGTTACTTCTTTTTATAAGGAAAGAATCTCAGAAGATTTGCCCAAAGCTATTCATGATTTGCAACAAAGAAAAGAGAGAAATAATTTAAACAAAAGAAACTCTTCTTCTACTAATGCTAATAGTAGTTTGCAGTACAATGATTGCAACGAAGTAGATTGGACAGTACCTAACAACTTTAACTTAGGGTCTATGGGAGGTTGCTTAACAGTAAGTGAAACCATTGCAGAACTCGATGAAATGCATGCCAAATTTCCTCACCTAATATCAGCCAAATTAGATGCTTCTCCTACTCACCAAAAAACATACGGAAAAAAAGAGGGTACAACCACTTGGGAAGGGCAAACTATATATTATGTTAGAATTACTGGAAACCAAAACATTCCAGAAGGATCAAAACCTCAAATATTATACACTTCAATGATTCATTCTAGAGAGGTTAGTAGCCTAATGAGTAATATCTATTTTATGTGGTATTTATTAGAGAATTATGAAACAGATACCGCTATCAAAAACCTGGTAGATACTAACGAACTATATTTTATCCCTATCGTAAATCCAGATGGATTAAAATTGAATGAAGAAATAGCTCCTAATGGAGGCGGAATGCAACGAAAAAACTTAAGACCTGATAATGGTGGCTCTGGAGTGGACTTGAATAGGAATTTTGATTACTTCTGGGGAAATGCTGGTAGCGGATCTTCTGGATATCCTGGTAGCGAATCTTACAGAGGGCCTGCTCCTTTCTCTGAGCCCGAATCACAAATTTTAAGAGATTTTGTTTTGAATAAAAATTTCAAAGTTTGCTTGATGAACCACTCCTTCGCAAACGCTATTCCTCATCCATATGGAGGAAACCCAACATTTGCTTCTGGTAGAGAAGATGAAATGCATAAGTGGCATGAAGATATGACTAAGTACAATCGATACATCTCAGGTGCTACTATATTTTCTCCTGCTAATGGAGTGGCTGATGATTGGATGGTTGGAGGAAATCCTGATGCAAACGGCGCTATAGGATCTGGAAAAAAGATCCTTTCAACAACCCCTGAGCATGGGAGTAGTGGGTTTTGGCCATCTCCTTCTGAAATAGTTCCTATTGCAAAAAGAGCAGTTCGAATTTACCTAATGAGTGCATATCAAGCTGGTAAATATGCAAAACTACATGATTTGACACAAAGTGATATCAATACACTCAATTCAAATATAACTTTTGGTATAGAACGTATAGGCCAAACCCCTAGTAATTTCACACTGTCAGTAACTCCTATTTCTAACAATATCAGCACCATAACTTCTCCTAGTACAATTTCTGGATTGGATATTCTCACACAGCAAAAAGTGACGGCAAAACTAACATTAAACAATACCATTTCTCCTAATGATAAGATCGCGTATAATGTAACATTATCAAACGAGGATGGAGTTTTCTACAATGCCAACTTCGAAAAATATTACCAACCTGCTATTTTACTAAATGACAATCCTGATACTAATGGTTTGTCTAACTGGAATAGCAACGGATGGGTAAGCACTACTAGCGATGCTTTTTCTGGAAGTACAGCGCTCAGAAGCAATAGTAGTAGTCCTTATCCTAATAATAACACAAGCCTTCTTACTAGTAAAGATTCTTATAATTTTTCGAATAATAGTAAAACAATAGTCCAGTTTTATGCTAAATGGGACATTGAAAGGAATTTCGATTTTGTAGAATTACAAGCTTCTACCAATGGTACAAACTGGCAATCTTTATGTGGCAATTATAATAAACCAAATGCTACTTTATCTAGTAATAACTCTCATTCTCAAAAAAGTAATACTAGCCAATCTTTTCAAGAAACAAATAGTTCAGGAAGAGTTTATGATGGAGATCAAATGGATACTTGGATAATGGAAGAAATTGTAATAGATAGTAACAATAATAACTTTCTTTTCAATGCTACTAATGTTTTTTTCAGATTCAGGTTTAAATCTGATGCTAATAATAAAAAAGAGAGTTACTCTACTACCTACGATGGTTACTTTATAGATGATTTCAAAATTATCGGTATTAATTTACCTTGCGAGGTAAGCACTCCTAAAGACATTATAACAACCAACGTATCCAGTAATAATATTACACTAAAATGGAACGGTCCAACTTCTGCAAAATATGATCTTAGATATAGAAAAATGAATGCGCTTCAATGGACATCAGTTACCGATATAGAAAATACTTTATATACGATTACAAACTTACTTCCAACAACCACTTATGAAGTACAAGTTCGTTCAAAATGTAACACGAATACTTCTTTGTATGCCCCTCCAATAAATATTACAACGACTTCTGTTAATTATTGTAACTCAAAGGGGATTACCGTTTCTGATGAGTACATTCAAAAAGTTACTTTAGGTACTATTGATAATGCTTCTGAAGGAGAAGGGTATGGCAATTTTACTGCTATAAATACAACAATTCAAAAAGGCACTTCGAATACTATTACTATTGTCCCAAAATGGACAGGAAGTACTTATAACGAAGGATATGGGGTTTGGATTGATTACAATCAAGATGGAGATTTCTCTGATAATGGAGAAACCATCATCACAAAACCCCCATCTAAAAACACTTCTATTAACGCTTCTTTTGTCGTTCCTTCATTTGCACTATCAGGAAATACAAGAATGCGGGTTTCTATGAAATATAATGCTACACCAACAGCCTGTGAAACCACTTTTCAATATGGAGAAGTAGAAGATTACACTGTTAATATCGCAAATTTACAACCCGATACAATAGCTCCTACCCCTCCTTCAAATCTAAGTGCTAATACTATTGAAGCAACTTCCTTAGTATTAAATTGGACTCCTTCTACCGATAATATCAAAGTTAGTGAATACGAAATTTATCAAGAAAATCGGAAAATCGCTTCTGTAGAAAACACAACCTATAACGTTACAGGCTTGACACCAAAAACAACTTATGATTTTTATGTGATCGCTAAAGATATTGCTAGTAACAGCTCTACTCCTAGTAACCTTATCAGCATAGAAACCTTAGGGAACGAAATAAACTACTGCAAATCCAAAGGAAATAGAGTTAGCTATGAATGGGTTGATTACGTTTCTTTTGGAGGAATGACAAATTCAACGGCTGCTAATAGCGGATATGCTGATTTTACTTCTAAAATAGCTACCATAGCAAAGGAAACTACCACTACATTAACAGTAAGTGCAGGCTTTGCTAGTTCAGCTTATTCTGAAGCATTTACGGTATGGATTGACTATAATCAAAATGGTGTTTTTGAAACAAGTGAAAAAGTGATGTCTAACTCTTCCAAGAGTGCAACCTATCGAACTTCAGAAGTAACAATTCCTGCTAGTGCTCGTGTTGGAAAAACAAGAATGCGCGTATCTATGAAATATAACGGATCACCAGATCCTTGTGAAAATTTTGAAGACGGGGAAGTGGAAGATTATACTGTCAACATTATTGATGCACAACAAAAAACAATACACTACAATACAACAGCTGGAATGCATCTGAAAGTTTCTCCAAACCCTACAAACTCATCTATTATAGTAACAGGTATTCATTCTAAAAATGCTCGATTCACTATTGTTAACTTAATGGGGCAACCTATAAAATTTGGAGCAATTAAAAACAAACAAATGATTCATCTTACTGATTTAAAAAAAGGTATTTATTTGTTAAAAATAAGTAATAATGGAAAAGGTATGGTGCAAAAAATAATTAAAAAATAA